One Archangium violaceum genomic window, TGCCGCGGGCTTCACGGGGCAGAACGACATCTGGTCGCTGACGCTGAGCGCGCAGTGGACGCTGTGGGATGGCGGTCTGCGGGAGATCAGCCTGCGCGAGGAGTCCGCTCGCGTGGCCGAGGCCACGGCCCAGCAGAAGCAGGCGGAGCTGCGCGCCGTGGAGGAGGTCTCCCGCTCCCGGCTGGACTACGAGAGCGCCAAGGCGAACCTGTCCAAGGCCGAGGAGGCCCTGGCGCTGGCGCGTGAGACGCAGCGTCTCACGGAGATCAGCTTCAAGGCGGGCGTGGCCACCTATCTCGAGGTGGCGGACGCCAACGCCGCGCTGACGAACGCCGAGGTGGGCGCCATCTCCGAGCGCCTGCAGACGTCGCTCGCGGCCCTGCGGTTGCTCCGGGCCGCCGGCCTCTTCACGGCGGCGACCGACTGAGAGGGCCACACGGCCCTCGTGCCGGGGGCCCCGCTCCGAGTGGGCGGGGCCCTCAGTCCCAGGACAGCTCGTATTCGTGGTCGAGCAATGACGTCGAGTGGACGTGCACCGTCAGCCCCCGCACCCGGGCGGCTTCGAACGAGCCCTGCAGGGAGCCCTCCGTGTACGCGGCGGGGAGGAACTGGCGGGTGATGCGCACGAGGGCCTTGTTGAATCCCACCCAGCGGACCGTGCACTCCCCCGAGCTCGTGTTCATCCGGTGGGCCACTGGCAGCGTGTCGACCAGCCGCCGGGGATCCGAGAAGATGGTTCGCAGCATGAGGGCTCCCATCCGGGACGTGGTGAAGCTCCTCGCCGACACGTAGCCCATCTGCCGCATGACCTCGTCGAAGCTCCGGGCTTCGCCACTCAGGTGCCTCGCCCCGGCGTAGGACACCTGCAGCATCCTGCTGAAGGGGTAGTTGAAGAGGTCCATGAACCGCTTCTCCTGGCTCTGGGCCAGGCAGTGCTGGACCGCGGGCTCGCCCCCCAGTTGCCGCACGGCCTCGAGCACGCCGTTGATGAAGAGTCCGCGCGTGGTGTCCTCTGGCGTCGCCAGTGCCAGCCGTTGTCGCAGATCCTCCTCGGAGCCGATTGGCCAGGAGCCGCCTGCTCCATCCCCCGTTGAATGATTCACGCCCCCGAGTGTGCCTCCCGGTTTCCCGTTCGCGCCACCCCGGGTTCGCTCGAGTGTGTCGCTGGTTACGATTCCGTGGGCGGGGAGGGCGTTCGACCCGTGATGACGTCCTCGATGCGGGCATGACGGCGCACCAGCCGCGCGTAGTCCGAGGGGCGGATCTCACGCTGCTCCATCGTGCGGAGCAGCTCCTCCCTCGCGGCCAGGTAGTCCGCCGCCGGCAGTCCGCAGGTCTGCTCCAGGAGCCGCGCCGCCTCGTCCTCGGGCAGCGTGAGGGGAATGCCCAGCCGCTCGTGCATGCGCCGCCGCAACTGGCGTGCCAGCTCTGGCACCAGCTCGCGCTCCACCTTCGAGCGCCGCGCCAGCCACCCCAGGGAGCGGACGTACTCCAACGCCGAGCGGTGTTTCTCCACCACCTGGGGCCGGGGAGGGCCGAAGCGTGTCCCACGCGACACTGTGTAGAGCAGTCCCACCACCAGTCCCTGCGCCACGAACACCCACAGGGCCCGGGCCGATGGGCGCTCCTGCTTCGGGAGCACGCCGTGGTGGTACTCGTCGAAGGCGAGGGGTCCACGAGCCGCCAGCGCCTCCCAGAAGCGCAGGTTGTCCAGCAGCTCCAGCCGCCGGTTCTCCGCCAGGTCCACGCCCGCCGCCACGTACACCTCGCCGCGGCCCTCGGGCATGCGCCACAGCACCGCCGCTCCATGCGCGCCCGCGAGCGGCACCGCCTCCGGTCGCTCCACCGTGAGGCCCTGGTCCAGCGACACACGGAATCGCTCCAGGCCTCGCGCCGCGCCCACGGGCACCCAGACGCGCACCGTCGTCCCGGAGAGATCCGTCTCCTCGGGGGGCAGCCCCTCGGAGTCCGGCGGCGGCAACGGGCCCTCGGAGAGCCGCAGCCAGTCATCCAGGGGCCGCTGCCGCGTCTTCGCGTCCCGCGGTGCGAGGTAGACGAGTGTCCCTCCCTGGGAGACCCACTGGCGCAGCGCCTCGGCCTCGGCCTCCGTCACGGGCCGCTTCGTGGGCGCGGCGACCACCACCGTCCGCACGTCCTCGGGAATCCCTGGCCCGTCGAAGGACTCCCGCAGCGCGGACACCGGCGCGCCCGACTCCTGGAGGTACAGGTACAGCGCCCGGAGCCCCAGGGGCCCCGGGTTGTCCACCGAGGGCAGTGTCGTCGGAGGGGGCGGTGACTGGTTCACCGCGAGTCCCAGCGCGAGCGCCAGCGCCACCAGTACGCCATAGAAGGCCGCGGTCCGAAGGTTCCTCATGCCGCCGCTCCCGCCAGGCCCTGGTGGAGCCGCTCCACCTCGTCCACGAAGCGCGCGGCGTCCTCGGAGGGCACCGGCTCGAGCGAGTAGAAGGCCCGGTCGTACCAGCGCACCAGCCGCTCCACCTCTCCCGTGAGCTGCGCGGAGGCGCCTCGCCCGGGCAGCTCGCCCACCAGCTCGCGGTTCGTCTTCACCCGGTCCGGCCGCGCCAGCCGCTTCGCCTCCAGCGAGGACAGCAGGGCCAGCAGCCCCTCCCGGATGGCATCCCGGGGTTGGGCTCTCAACGCCGTCCTCGCCCGCGCCAGGTGCTCACCCGGGGTGTCGAGCCGCAGCGCTCCCGCCGGGCCCGTGTCCGTGTCCACGCTCGCCCCCCGCCGCGCCGGTCCCCGCTTCCAGTGACGCAGGCGCAGCACCGCGAAGAGCACCACACCGACTCCCAGCACCAGCACCACCGTCCGCGTGCTCGTCGCGAAGCCCTGGGCCTCCCGCGTCTGCAGCAGCTCCTCCAGCCAGGCCATCAGCATTCGAAAAAACCGCTGGAGCACGTCACCGTTGCGCTGCCTCGCCTGGGCGAACTCGGGCCTCGAGAGGATCTCCTGGAGCCGGGCCCGATCGGAGCGGGGGAGGGGAGTCACCGAGCCCCGCTCCGCCTCGAGCCGGGTGCATGCGCCCTGGATGCGGCCGGCCGCCGTCTCCACGCGCTCCGCGGGGGTCTGGTCGTCCGGCGAGCGCAGGGGCAGGCCTTCCCAACGCGACTCCAGCGCCTCCAGCTCCTCGTCCAGGGCCTCCGGCGCGCGCTCGGCCACCTCCGTGAGCTGCTGGAGCTCCCGGGCGGAGTCTTCACAGGGCAGGGCCGCGAGCCACAGCAGCGCGAGCCCGGATATCACGCGGACACCGCCGGAGCGGTGCGCGTCTCCAGGCGCCGCTCGAGATCCAGCCCCTCCCGGCGCACGCGCATGTCCAGGTAGAGCGTCGCGTAGACGACGAGCCCCAGCGGGTTGAAGATGGCTTGTCCCACCACCTGCACCAGCTCCGCGGGGACGAGGATCGCCTGGGATATCGGGTTGGCCGCGGCGGCCACCGGATCGAGCGGATTGCCAAAGACGAACTGGACGATCAGCGCGGGCAGCCCACACAGGAGGCTCACCCCGATCAGGATGATGGACACCACCGTGACGAGGATCATCGCGCGCACCGTCACACGCCCGGTGAAGCCCGGCTCGACCCGTCCCGAGAGCAGCTCGCCCGAGCGCCGGAAGGCACGCACGGCCGGGAGATCCTCCAGGGCGAACACGGGTGCCAGCAGGGAGAAGCGCAGCAGGTACCAGAGGGCTCCGCCGATCATGCCGAGGACCGCGAGGAGGAGCCCTCCCACCACCAGGAACACGCCGCCCAACCGGGTTCCCGGGCCGCTCGACAGCGAGCCCATCGCCGCGCCCGCGCCGGTCAACACGCCGCCGGGCAGCATCAACAGCAGGGTGACGCCTACGCCCCACAGCAACGACAGGAGGAACGCGCCGGTGAACGGGCCCACGCGCCGCAGCGCGCGCTCGACCCCATCCGCCGGACGCGCGGGCTCGCCGAGCTGTGTCGACACCACGTACCGGGACACCACCAACGTGTTCAGGGAGTAGAGCCAGATGGACACCACCATCACTCCCCCCGCCACCATCAGGAGCTGGGCGTATTCGGCGCCCATGATCCCCAGGTCCCCCTCGCGCGCCGCGTCCTGGAGGGCCAGCTGGTTCCGCCGCGTCGACAGCTGCAGGACCTTGGTGAGGATGTAGGAGACCAGGTTGAAGCCGAGGCTCAGCAGGAACAGCTGCTTGAAGTGCTTGCGCCAGAACGTGGCCGCGCGATCGATGATCTCACCGAGCGCCAGGGGCCGCAGGTCCGAAAGGAGGTTGCTCACGGGCCGCAGCATACCCGCGGCACGGCTGGCTTGCTCGGGGCACCGTGGCGGAGCCGGTGCCCGTTCCCGCGACGGTTGATGACCACGACGGCCAGGGGAGCGGCCGGGGGCCCATCAACCGTCACTCAGGCGGCGGACCTCAGGGGCAGACCGCGTCGCCGTCGTTGGTGGCCAGGCGCAGGTCGGTGACGGTCAGGGTCAGCGCCCCCGAAGTCGTCAGGGCGAGCGGAGACGTCACCGACGCCATGTTCGCGCCCGCGTCACGGAAGCAGCTGAGCTTCACCTTGAGCATGCGGAACTCCGTCGCCGAGCCCTGGGTCAGCAGCCGCGTGATGTCGAGCGAGGCCGGACGCTCGCCGCTCGTCAGCGCCAGCAGTACCGGTGCCGTCGGCGCGCGGTCCAGGCGGTAACGGATGGCGACCGCCATGTCACCCGTGGTCTGACGGCTGAGGTCCACGGCCGGACCGGTGATGGCCACGGTGGCCTGCTGTGTCCCCGACCAGGTCAGGGTGCGGCCATTCTCCTGGGCTCCCGCGTCGACCACCCGGACCGAGACCACGCGGTTGGGGCTCTCCCCGTTGCTCTTCAGCGCGGGGCTCGAGCCGCCCGTGTCCGACACCACCAGCGACCAGGGCTCGGCCACCTTGCCCGAGCCGAAGAACAGATCCGTGCTCGTGGCGGCGACCGTCGGTCCCGGATCCTCCGACAGCATCTCCACCCGGGCGGGTTGGGCGTAGGTCAGGCCATAGCCGTAGGGGAACTGCGGGTCGTAGTTCGCGTCGCCCCGGTTCACCGACGTCTGCATGGCCTTCCTGGGCCAGGAGAAGGACAGCCTGCCGGTGAAGTCGCGCCGGGGCTTGCCGTTCGCGTCGCCAATCAGGACATCCGCCACACCCTCGCCCTGGGTGCCGGGCAGCCACGCGGCCACGAATGCATCCGAGGCGTTGAGCTCCGGGTTCACCCACAGCGGCCGTCCCGACAGGAACACGGACACCACGGGGATGCCCTGGGCCTTGAGCTTCTTGAGCAGGGCCAGGTCGGTCTTGTTTCCCGGCTGGTACTCGACCGTGGCGATGTCGCCCTGGAACTCGGCGTAGGGGTTCTCTCCGAAGACCACGATGGCCACATCGGGCTTCTTCGTGAACGAGCCGTCCACGCTCAACTCGGCGGTGCCGCCGCCGGCCGCCACCGCGTCGCGGATGCCGGCGTAGATGGAATGCGCGTTCGGGAAGTCGCTGTTCGTGTTGCCCGTGCCCTGCCAGGTGATGGTCCAGCCTCCGCACTGCTTGCCGATGTCGTCGGCGGCATCTCCCGCCACGAGGACGCGGGCGGACGACTTGATCGGCAGCACGCCCTCGTTCTTCAGCAGGACGAGCGATCTGGCCACGGCCTCGCGAGCGACGGCCCGGTGCTCGGGGGCGCCGAGCAGCTCGAGCCGGCCCTCCAGCGGGCGCTCCGTGTTGAACAGCCCGGCCTTGAACTTGGCGCGGAGGATGCGGCGCACGGCATCATCCAGGCGCTCCATGGGGATCTCGCCGGCGCGCACCTGGGCGAGCGTGTTGTGGTACAGCCCCTTCCAGCTGTCGGGGGCCATGTACATGTCGAGCCCGGCGATGAGCGCCTGCGGGCAGTTCTCGTTGGTGCTGCCGGGCAGCTGGCCGTGGGCGTTCCAGTCACCGACGACGAAGCCGGTGAAGCCCAGCCGGCCCTTCAGCACGTCCGTCAGCAGCGTCTTGTTGCCGGTGTGCTTGACCCCGTTCCAGCTGGAGAAGGAGGCCATCACCGACAGGATGCCGGCGTTGATGGCCGGGGGATAGCCCGCGGCGTGGATGCGGACGAGCTCCTCCTCGCTGATCTCCGCGTCGCCCTGATCCTTGCCGCCCGAGGTGCCACCGTCGGCGAGGAAGTGCTTGGCCGAGCCGGCGATATGGCCCTGCGCCAGCGGCTGACCCGGACGGAGCTCGCCCTGGAGCCCCAGCGTCATCGGGCCCGCGTAGCTCGCCACCACCTCGGGGTCCTCGGAATAGCCCTCGTAGGTGCGGCCCCAGCGGTCATCGCGAGGCACGGCCAACGTGGGTCCGAAGGTCCAGTCGATGCCGGTGACGGCGCTCTCCAGCGCGGTGACCTCGCCGATGCGACGGATCAGCTCCGGATCGCGCATCGCGCCCAGGGCGATGTTGTGCGGAAAGATGGTGGCACCGGGGATGTTGTTGTTCCCGTGCACGGCGTCCACGCCGAAGATGACGGGGATGGGCGTGTGGCCCGGACGTTCCTCGAGCGATATCGCGCGGAAGTCACGAGAGAGTTTCAGCCACTCGGCCGCGGGGGCGCGATCGTCGTTGTTCGGACCGGAGTTGCCGCCCGCGAGGATGGAGCCCAGTGGATAGGTCCGCAGATCTTCCGCCTTGATCGAACCGATATCG contains:
- a CDS encoding DUF4129 domain-containing protein; the encoded protein is MISGLALLWLAALPCEDSARELQQLTEVAERAPEALDEELEALESRWEGLPLRSPDDQTPAERVETAAGRIQGACTRLEAERGSVTPLPRSDRARLQEILSRPEFAQARQRNGDVLQRFFRMLMAWLEELLQTREAQGFATSTRTVVLVLGVGVVLFAVLRLRHWKRGPARRGASVDTDTGPAGALRLDTPGEHLARARTALRAQPRDAIREGLLALLSSLEAKRLARPDRVKTNRELVGELPGRGASAQLTGEVERLVRWYDRAFYSLEPVPSEDAARFVDEVERLHQGLAGAAA
- a CDS encoding TIGR02265 family protein, producing MNHSTGDGAGGSWPIGSEEDLRQRLALATPEDTTRGLFINGVLEAVRQLGGEPAVQHCLAQSQEKRFMDLFNYPFSRMLQVSYAGARHLSGEARSFDEVMRQMGYVSARSFTTSRMGALMLRTIFSDPRRLVDTLPVAHRMNTSSGECTVRWVGFNKALVRITRQFLPAAYTEGSLQGSFEAARVRGLTVHVHSTSLLDHEYELSWD
- a CDS encoding DUF4350 domain-containing protein, encoding MRNLRTAAFYGVLVALALALGLAVNQSPPPPTTLPSVDNPGPLGLRALYLYLQESGAPVSALRESFDGPGIPEDVRTVVVAAPTKRPVTEAEAEALRQWVSQGGTLVYLAPRDAKTRQRPLDDWLRLSEGPLPPPDSEGLPPEETDLSGTTVRVWVPVGAARGLERFRVSLDQGLTVERPEAVPLAGAHGAAVLWRMPEGRGEVYVAAGVDLAENRRLELLDNLRFWEALAARGPLAFDEYHHGVLPKQERPSARALWVFVAQGLVVGLLYTVSRGTRFGPPRPQVVEKHRSALEYVRSLGWLARRSKVERELVPELARQLRRRMHERLGIPLTLPEDEAARLLEQTCGLPAADYLAAREELLRTMEQREIRPSDYARLVRRHARIEDVITGRTPSPPTES
- a CDS encoding glycoside hydrolase family 3 protein; translation: MTTIPLRMTTPQALAEAPTPQRATAHPALWPQARSPEALTDAQTEARIESLLARLSLEEKVGQVIQADIGSIKAEDLRTYPLGSILAGGNSGPNNDDRAPAAEWLKLSRDFRAISLEERPGHTPIPVIFGVDAVHGNNNIPGATIFPHNIALGAMRDPELIRRIGEVTALESAVTGIDWTFGPTLAVPRDDRWGRTYEGYSEDPEVVASYAGPMTLGLQGELRPGQPLAQGHIAGSAKHFLADGGTSGGKDQGDAEISEEELVRIHAAGYPPAINAGILSVMASFSSWNGVKHTGNKTLLTDVLKGRLGFTGFVVGDWNAHGQLPGSTNENCPQALIAGLDMYMAPDSWKGLYHNTLAQVRAGEIPMERLDDAVRRILRAKFKAGLFNTERPLEGRLELLGAPEHRAVAREAVARSLVLLKNEGVLPIKSSARVLVAGDAADDIGKQCGGWTITWQGTGNTNSDFPNAHSIYAGIRDAVAAGGGTAELSVDGSFTKKPDVAIVVFGENPYAEFQGDIATVEYQPGNKTDLALLKKLKAQGIPVVSVFLSGRPLWVNPELNASDAFVAAWLPGTQGEGVADVLIGDANGKPRRDFTGRLSFSWPRKAMQTSVNRGDANYDPQFPYGYGLTYAQPARVEMLSEDPGPTVAATSTDLFFGSGKVAEPWSLVVSDTGGSSPALKSNGESPNRVVSVRVVDAGAQENGRTLTWSGTQQATVAITGPAVDLSRQTTGDMAVAIRYRLDRAPTAPVLLALTSGERPASLDITRLLTQGSATEFRMLKVKLSCFRDAGANMASVTSPLALTTSGALTLTVTDLRLATNDGDAVCP